The Elaeis guineensis isolate ETL-2024a chromosome 11, EG11, whole genome shotgun sequence genomic interval GGTTTGGGGGATTTTGATCCAAaagattcttctttggcttgGGTAGGTTCAGGTACCCGACGAGCATGCTAATTTAAATGGGATGGATTTGGGATTTGGGGTTGCTTGCATAATCGAGTTTAAGATGGGTTTGGATAGTTGATATTAGATGGGATCGGATATggaaaggataaaatttgtgggtaccctatccattgccatccctagagAGTACCTTTGTATTGGCTGTACAGATATGTTGCATCGATACTAATCTGTGGATGACAGAATAGAAGTCTCGAATGCATGGATCGAATGTCCAAAAAACTCGATGGAACATCTCTGTGCTCGGCTctgtcataaaaatttttataaaatctatcatgATCTCCTTGTTAGCACGACAAACTGCAGTTAGCCAAGGATCTAATATGTTGTAAGATTCTATCTAATCTCAAAACGGCTTACTTATAACAAGTTGTTTAGATATCGACATCTTCTTATAAGATACCTCACACTGCCATGTATCACTACATAAGCTTGGCAGACTGATATGGATATCTCTATCCTAATTGATCTTCTAATGATATCGACACTCATCCATGCATCAAGCTATGGATGATCTCGCATCACATCTATATTTAAGCATATGTGTGGCCCTTTATATACCGTAATCTTTCATAGCTACATCTTGTCCAACAGTATGTGCGGAGATGCCAGCTATAACTATCAGACTGTTTACACATGATACTCCATTTAATCCTATCTAACTCGATAACTTTGAAAGGATGGTGGGTGCGAATGGCatactattttatatcatattggaTCTGTTCTTTCGATccaaatatcattttctttcttAACTCTTCATTCCCACCAAAGAATAGATATTCTAGCAATGCTCCATAGGATACAGTCTCATCATCATCGAATGCATCAATCAATCTAAATTCAGGAACAAGGGTGCCTCATATGATGGATATCCTCTTTGGTACTAACTCCCACTATCACTgccatcaaattttgcatcatcatcctcatcttcatcaTTAGTAGAATTAAGATCATAACTAACAAcagttttattttcaaataaaattgtaCATCGACTGTTGCGGTTCCCAATCCTCCAACCCGAGCATGGCATGCATGCGGCTGATTAAGTAGTACAGGATCAAAAGATTCATGCTTCACATACTCCATGGTAGCTGCTACATAACTAGGACCAGTCCCTGCATCATCAAATGTAGCATTACTCTCATATTGATATGCAGCCTCTGCCTTACCATGTACTGAGGACTCTCAATTATGGATACTGCTAGTTCACCAACCATATATACAAGGATGCCTCCATACTCATTTCCAGCTTCATTAGCTATTGGAGGTGTATCAAGTAGAGATCTCCTCATGTCTGACTGCGCAAGTGGAGATGATACAAGCTGAAATACACTCACATGCTGTTCACCATCTCCCAAAACTTCTACCGCTGTTAGCTCGAtaaaaatttcaaccatcaaaAAATCTTCTATGATGGGATGCTCAAGATGGTGTACGTGTTCGATCATTTTCAATAAGTACAATCAAATACTGTCTAGCagtataaatcaaaaattatatactaaGAAAACTCCATAGTGATTGGGGTTCCATCTAGTGACAGCATAGCAGATCCGCACAAATTTTTGATATGTTGCATTATAGTCCACCATGCTTATCCGGATCCTTTCACCATCATAATATGTACCGTTAGCATCATGACCGATCCTCCTATTCTAATGAAAAATAATAGTGATAAGTCTTGGatctattttcaaaaattattgcaAGAAGTAACTGCATAGACATATGGACATATATTTATTAGGAGGAAGTTTTTAACACCGATATTATCTATGGGATCAAATTCTCTATACATGTTGAATAAAAGAATAGGCTGAGATTTTCAAGAGAACCAAGACCAGTCATTATGGTCCTTAACAATTACAAATAACAAGGAACAAGTAACATACTGCATTGAACAATATAATACTTCATAAACTGGGGTTAACATGTAATAACTACCACTAAAAGCATGCTTAGCAACCTTttccattagaaaaattaatcaatGGTTCGATAAAAGAACACGGAGGTAATCTAGTTTTCACTGCATGTTTCTCTCTCATACATCCATAGGAAGAACAGGGAATCTAACAAGTAGAGTTGTGGAGCTAATATAGTCAAACCCAGTGCTGAAGTTGGGATGCCATGGCTCAAGAGCAAGGACCTGCATGCCTTGCAATGGTCCATGGACCGTTAGCCGTAACCCACACTCTATCATCTTCTTTACCAAATCGGAACACCTATGACCTATCGAAaaggaaattatttttgattgatttccACACTAGCTTTATGGGGCCTCCATGCTTAAGAGAAAACCCTAACCGGAACCTAATAAACCCTTCTGATCTCCCTCAGGTCCTCTCCTTCCCCACATATCTCCATAGAAGAGgatgaaataaaaagaataagaagTGAAAAGAAAAACATAAATGATCAATCCATGTGGGTAAAGGTCTTACCTTCTAATTTTTCCTATTGCCTTCTCctgatggagaggagatgagggagcCCGCCCGTGGATGGGAGCTGAAAGGTGcacgagagagacagagagaggagCTGACGGAGAAGGTCACATGGCAGAGCTGGAACCCTAGAGACAGAGAGGGAGGAGCTGAGGGAGAAGGTCGCATAGTAGTTGAGCAACTGATAAAGTTGTGGTGACTGTTAATGAGATGCCCTAGGGCGACTCATATAGTCCTTTTACAATAGGGTGACTTATTGAGGCACCTTATCCTAGGGCAACTCTATTTACGTCCCACTCATCAATCCACATAGCAAGGATGGTGGTGAGTCAGCAAGAAAAATCTTCCTATCATAGACGACTTTTCGTTGGGTGGTACTCCGATAAATAGTttgcaaaagatattattttggtAAAATTGCCCTAGCTCTGAACTATGAAATTGTAACACAGCCTTATTTGATTTCAAACGACTTTTAATCTTGATTGGACCTAATAGATCCTATTTCTGTATCCATATTACGAAAGCATAAGTAAATCTTTAGCAGTCATTGACATTATCATGGCCGATTGAGTTTATAGCCAGCTTTTGTCTCACCCAGATCTGGTCTTGAGTTATTACTGACCTGATGCAACACCACTGGCTGGAATGTAATTGTCAAAGAGATTCCAGATTTGCTATCATGTTATTGGCTCTTTTGGTGGATTCCATAATAATTCCATGCCAAAAATAGAAACTTTTTTAAACTTTTCGAAGATTGGATGGAATAACTAATTTATGATATGGCATGTGCAGAATGAAAATTTCATTCCGCAGTACATAGATTTTGAAGGTTTAGTTCACATTATCAGGTTAGAAAAACTTCACATTATTTGTCTGAGTGTTATCTAGTTATATAGTTATCTTGGCTTGGggggaaaaaaagaaggaaaccaGTATGCTAGTTGGATCTTTATAAGCAAGTCAAATTTTCAAGATCTTTATAATACAGACGGTTTGATGTGGTTGGTGTTTTGACAAAATTTGCATGGTATATCATAAATTTGGTAGGAAAAcactataaataatttaatatcattttttttttcatttgaaaaaacaACCGTGTATGCTAGATTTTGTAGAAACATCAGATGGTTTAGTAGAAAGCAAATCTatcattaatcaattttatcagaaAACAAACCTATCATTCTTGAATAAGTTGAGATCTTTTGAAATGCTTTATAGAGTTGTCTTATACTCAAGGCTATTGTGCCAGTAGATGCTGAATATTTAACATTGTTGCCAGGTGAGAGAATTGTGGATTACCATCAACTCATTTGGATGTCTATTTGACAAAACTGCACCTTATTAAATTATGGCCAACTTCTTTGCTATTTTTCTATGGGCAATGGAATACATGATAAATGCTTTCTTTGCCGCTCCACTCTAATAAAGTGATGAAGTGGTGGGATAGCTCGGATCACCCATAAGCTGAAGTAGTTGGGTACTAATCTGGACCTTGAGAACTTGCAAGAAAGTCTACACATGCTAGAGAAGAGGTGGGAGTTTTCGATGGGAGACCCTCCGATGTCAAGTGAGAGTATATTGGAGAGGGAGAATAGTaaagaaaaatgatgagaaaaaGTAATGTcaaatccttctttttttttctttttttttttataaaaaaattgttaATTAGGTGGTTAGCGTATGTCGGAACTGGAGTAGTGGCTATTAGAGCCGGAGTAGTGGCTATTAGGTTAGAGTAGTGGTGTCGGTAGGTTGTTACGGAGCCAGCTATCTATGTCTGAAGAAATAATAGATCGTTGCAACAAAATATCTATTCATCATCGTCCGTTACTCATCATCGTCCGCACACCAGTATTATCTGTGGTTCCCACCTGTAGGCCAATTCATAGGAACCACAGTATAGTTTGTAGAGATCCGAGGCAATGATGAGGCCATATCGACCAAAAACTGATGATGTCATTACTATATAGGGCACACATCTTGGGTTGTCCTCGTCATGATGCCGATGTCTACCACATTATCGGAGAGGTTCATGTCACCAGATGTACCAAATATGGTCCAAAACTTTCCTAATTCTACCATGTTGAATTTTGTgaaaactaatttattttatgcacATGAAATATTAAAATGGAACAGATGGTTATCCCGACAGCATCAATATTAATCCTTTATAACTATTAGAATCTTTACCATATGATTACCTTTGATCTAGATGTCCGGAGTGTAATTTGAACATTGATCTCATGCATAATTTTggtttaataatatattattatgtaaAGACCCTAGAACTTGCCGTCTTAGTTGTGATGAAATTATGTCATCACTCAAATTTTGCCAGAGCACACCATAATTTTATAATCACTCATGCAACCTATCGAGTTTTTGATTATAATCATGATCAGTCAATGTTTTCAAATTTATACACCATTAAGCTGTGTATGAAACTcattttaatcttgaatttgataataaaatgtccTTTTGTGAGGTTTTAAAGCATGATTTCAATCTTTGTCTTGAGTCTATTCCATTCCAGTAATATGAATATGTACTTCAGTCTGGATTACAACCTTAAATCTTTTCTGCATGAACAATCACCTCAACATTGAGAATGGGAAAATATGAGATTAATAGTGGTCATGATTTGTTTAGTGGTCCCATAACTCCACCATGTTCTTAGGGCCAAATCTGTGTTGAACCTGAATTTGACCTCAGTACGAAGTGCACTAAATTTCAGTAACCTCTCTACGAGTGATAATCCAAAGCAAGTCTGAATCTCATTCCAGTGTCTATACTAGTCCGAATAGGTATAGATCATGACCATGACAGTAAAATCTAAATACCAATCCTACTCGTGTTGCTAATCTTACTCTCAAGAAAAAGCGAGCCTCCTAAGAATTCATTTTTCTAGAGTAAGAGATAACAACAAATTAGGGTTTAGAGGTGAGCACAGATTATAGGAGGGAGAGGATGAGAAAGGGACGTAGAGAAGGGAGATCAGTGTACAAGAAACAATGTGTAGGAGAGTGGAGGGTGAGGGAGGAGAAGGAAGGAGGTGATTGGAGGAGGGTGGAGTTGATCGGATGAGGAAGGAGGACAAACAAGATGGTCTAAGTAAAGCCTTAACAAGCCTTGGTGGGGCTCGGCCAGCAACCAAGTAGTTGCAAATGACTAAGGTTGGCCCGGGCTCCTTGTTTGTACTCCACTAACCCATAAGAGgtggagatcgatggaaggaGTTGAATTTGGTGAAGAAGAGGTTGGTGGGGCTAGAGTAATAGTAGCTGGGACTGATGGATAAGGGGTTGGCAATCACCTCTGGGAGCTAAGCAGTAGGGTGCTGGTGTCTTATTTGAGGAAGAATGTTGATGGAGGACAGCTGCTTCTGGTTTCCATTAGGGCAACCAATTTTTAATCATTTCCTTATAGTTTTCTTAATTCTATTATGATGATTTTGTTAGTTTTGATGGTATCCCTCTTATCTATAGTGGTTTTGGCGATGGACTATCTTGAAATGCTGTCATCCTTGGAAGCCCTGTGGTTGACTTCTTCCCTCATGGCccatatatcataaaaatcatcttcaTGTCATGTAACGGCCCAATAGAAACTGTAAACTTCTTGCTTCAAATTTGTTAGGTGAACAAAGCTTTCACTGACAGGACATCAAGCTTACTTTAAATTAATTGGATCGAGTTTTCATGAAAAATGGGAATAAAACTGTGAAGCCCATCAATGGAGACAGAAGAGGTATCTAGGATTAACTCGAAGTTCATCATGTGGAACCTCACCTAAATGGGCTAACTTTTACTAAAATGATTGCTTGTGtacaatatataaataaagatCAGAAGTGGGCTAGCGGCGAGACCATTTTTTAATCATACCGAATCATCCAGGACTGCTAGAAACATAGGCAACATTTAATCCCGCCGATTGCACTAGCTTTAATCCATTAAACAAAAGAGAGGAGCGGGTGGCAGCCATCATTAAGCACATACATTCTTGCTGCTAGAAGGAGCATCATTAGCTATGATAATGCATAAATAATTCTGTATGAGGAATCTCCATCACTACCTCATTCCTTAATCATGATCACATATTTGAGAATGAGCGTGAAATATTGGCGAACATAAACTTCTTCGCTAAAGTTAATATTAGGGTTAGCATAAGGCATGAAGATCGCTGGAAAAAGAATCAGGTACTGATGGATGAGAAGCCAATTGTCTCAAAGTCGCTATAGAAAAAGCTACTTAGAAGATATCATAGGTAGACTTTGATTGTATGATTTTTCTCTTTCATTTGATGAAGCATACTTTTGGGGccaattcttttttgtttcttaaGCATCTTGTTTATAATAATACGTGGGCGGCTATTGAAAAGCAAAGAGTATAGGTTGGTCTAGTGTTCATTGGGCAATGCTCATACTTGTTTGATCGATGATCTAATTATCCAACGCAGAATAGCTGCTGGCAAGTATGAAGTATATAGCCACTCTACTTCAAATGATTAGATTGATTAATAAGCATCATCCTAACTTACTCAGGTCCCAACAAAAGATGCTACTTATGGTAGGCTACATGTGGAGCAACCTCTACATGCAGCTTATTTACCCACGTAGACTGGATAATGGTCTAAGTTTCTGAGCCTCCACGCATGCACAATGCATCATAAACTTCTCTGATAAGCCTTAATAGCATAGTTCAAATATCTTAAATAATTTGATAAGGTTCAGGTAGAGGAGGGATTAGCATCACTCAGATTTCCATTTTAAGGTTGGATTAGTTACTACATTAACTTACTTaagtcatcataaaaaatattatatgaatAATATATGAACTATTTTCTTTTAGCAACACAAAATATTCTAGCAAAAATGTATGAGAAGAAAATAACAAAATACATGGAACGCATACACATAATGTGAAAGTCCTAAAAAGGTGACTAATACTTGACCAAATTGGATCAGTGATCCACCTGAAAAGCCCACCAAGTTTACATGTTGGAAAACATAGtttctgagtttttttttttttggtaaggaaTATAGTTTCTGAGTTCGATCATCAATCCAAATCAAGAAATATAAATAGTCAATTGGATCTGAAATTTGATCAATTTTATCCGTACTATACATTTCTTTAGATGGCCAGCAAACTTAGCAAAGCATCAGTGGATCATGCATGGGTGAACTGGAATCTCTCCTATATGTATACAAATGCACCAGCGGTTTGGACATTTATTGTGAAGCGTGAGATTGCCATACACCTCATTTCCAGCGTACTCAagcttttactaaaaaaaattaaaatgatatcCAGTTATGAATTACAATGGGTTACAAAGAAATGGCTATCCTTctcttcaacaaaaaaaaatttattgacggTGCTCCATCATTATTATCGGCTAGATTCAAGATGATATGAGACAACTGAAAGTtcattcattttttataatattaggaTATTCTTCATCTGTTTATCATGATGTCTATTCGATATATTTTTTGAAAGGCAAATAAAAtgataggctaatatttttttacatcGTGGGCATATCAATAATTAGATCTTGAGGCAGTAATTAGACCTTAGACAGAGTGAGGCATGCCTacaaatcttataaaattttttattttttgactttatatattgtATTCACACCAGCGTTGTGTGATCAACCgcttgtattaaaaaaaaaaatcatgcctgATTGCTTGATTTGGCCGTGAAGAGACTTCACTGGCAGGCTACCTCACTCTGATAGAATCTCCAGCAGCCCCACATGAAATACTCCTAGGATACAAAGGCTACCAAGCTCCTAAAGCATAGTCTTCTTAATTATAATATTTGTGCATCACCCTGCCTATGCTTCCCCCTTCTTTCTCACTATAAATACTGCCCTTGGTCAGGCTTCCAAGCACTTCATCCAAACCAAACCTTTTTTCCCACACTCAGCCACAAGCCATGGGGAACCTCAAGAACGCCACCATTGCCTTCCTCGCCCCCCTTCCTTCCCTCCTCTTCTACCTCTCTTTCCTCCGCCGCcactcctcctctccttctccagcCACGGCCACCTTCGACATCTGGGACTGGTGCTACCACCACCCTTTCCTCCTCGCCAACCTCCTCTTCTTCGCCAACGTCGACCTCCTCTTCTGGCTTATCGGCCTCCTCCAGTCCAACAACTGGGTGGCCACCCCTCTCCACTCTTCTCCTGCTCTTTTCTCACCCAAAGTTGGCTCCTTTTTTGCCTCTTTTCTTATACTAAGTAATGTGGGATTGGGTGCAGATGATTGATCTCTATTGGACGGTGATCCCAGTGCTGCTGGTCCACTGTTACGCCAGCCACCCACTGGCGGTAGCCAACGCCGTGAGATCGGCGGTGGCGGTGGCGCTGACTTGGGTGTGGAGCGCCCGGCTGACACACAACTACTTCCGGAGGGAGAAGTGGGAGTGGGGGGCGAGGGAGGACTGGAGGTTTAATGAGATGAGGAGGGAGTATGGGAGCCACTGGTGGTGGGTCTCCTTCTTTGCCGTCTACCTCTCCCAGCAGGTGATCAGTATATCCACCTTTtctctatgtttttttttttcctatcttTATATGTTTGGATTTTGACCGATTAGTTTTGATCTGGAATTGGATCTGGTGATGCATCTTTGGTTAGGAGGATCTAGTTTTTTTGTGCAATGGTAACTGATAGAGTTTGTTATCTGTGTTCTTGCTTTTGTAAATGTATTGGAACTTCTTTCGTAAGATGCGCCGAAGTTGTTTGAAAAAAGGCCCATTTAAGGTTTTTAAGGTAGCTGAATGTGTGTGTGTGACTGTTTTGGCTGAAAAGTAGAAGTATGGATTTTAAGCTAGTTAGCTGGGAGGAGTcaccatataaaaaaaaattaaagagttgGGAATTAGCTTAGCCAAAATTGTATCCACAATTACTATAAAGGCTATTTGCAGTTGTCGACATAAATGCTGTTTTACCAGTCTGTATATAAGTAGTATTGGAGATTCTTCTTTAATGCTTCAACTTCATGTTTTCTTTAAAGATATCCAAAACTGAAACTCAAGCCCTCTCATCATGAAATTGGTATTTTGTTTTTTGTTGTATCTTAGACCATTTCAAAGTTTCTCTTTCACTATGCCTTGAGCAAGAATTTGTATACATGTAAATCAAGCAGTAAGCGAATAGAAAACGAATGTTGTGTTCCGATACTTAGCACATACAAAAACTACACTGATGGAACTGGAAGACACCCAACTGgtctaaaattttcaaaattgtgCAAAGAAAGtgccaaagaaaaaaaatgat includes:
- the LOC105054263 gene encoding uncharacterized protein C594.04c, coding for MGNLKNATIAFLAPLPSLLFYLSFLRRHSSSPSPATATFDIWDWCYHHPFLLANLLFFANVDLLFWLIGLLQSNNWMIDLYWTVIPVLLVHCYASHPLAVANAVRSAVAVALTWVWSARLTHNYFRREKWEWGAREDWRFNEMRREYGSHWWWVSFFAVYLSQQVFLIGICLPMYAIHSSDKPWNMWDSVATIACLTGIVIAYFADTQLYDFVSRNETLKELGAPLMPNLDKGLWRYSRHPNYFGEQLWWWGLFLFALNVGQGWMFIGPLINSLCLAYVTVLVEQRMLKKQYRVEAYRQYQKTTSVWIPWFKATIKGSKKDI